A genomic window from Pseudonocardia broussonetiae includes:
- a CDS encoding molybdopterin-containing oxidoreductase family protein gives MATTEHRTYCRYCISLCGLRVTTDGDRVVEVSGDREHPVSAGYTCPKGRSLGAFHHRPDRLDHPVLRRDGELVRVGWEELLDDLAGRIRPIIEESGPDALGSFLATGAAFDPAGRTAGTRLLRALGSRSAYSSATVDTPGKPLVAELMGGYPGLIPAVDHDHATLALFVGTNPVVSHGHLNALPMPTARLRRLAERGEVWVIDPRRTETAKLATRHLAVRPGTDHAVLAFLVRELLPEGADAAYLDAHAEGVDELASAVAPFDRDTAAALAGVPADDLDDLLAAVRRHGRIAGQTGTGVSMSATANVTEWLLWALHVVTGSYDREGGMWFHPGFLTQLDRRRLPHSDGSAAPGPRSRPELPGRYGEYPAAALADEIEAGNLRALLVGGGNPMLALPQPERVSAALSRLDVLAVVDVLPSATTALATHLLPAAGQLERADLPLFVDRYVPQVSTQYTAAVVAPAAQRRPMWWVFAQLGRRLGVDVLPAGLDPDTATDDDVLAAIGGRGRVGFDALRAADGPVLAERAVYGWVTDQLPGGRWRLAPPALVAQLAAAPLVPAGPGALRLIPRRQIRHLNSQLTDDGGARTGREAAAAGLHPADAGDLGIADGDLVELRSAHGSLRCVAQVDDSLRRGAVAVPHGWGAPAVGALTSDRADVDPLTGMPLLTDVPLTVTRVRGARSSRRRVPPVRTMTN, from the coding sequence ATGGCCACCACCGAGCACCGCACCTACTGCCGCTACTGCATCTCGCTGTGCGGGCTGCGGGTCACCACCGACGGCGACCGCGTCGTCGAGGTCAGCGGCGACCGGGAGCACCCCGTCTCGGCCGGGTACACCTGCCCCAAGGGCCGCTCGCTCGGCGCGTTCCACCACCGGCCCGACCGGCTCGACCACCCGGTGCTGCGCCGCGACGGCGAGCTGGTCCGGGTGGGCTGGGAGGAGCTGCTCGACGACCTCGCCGGGCGCATCCGCCCGATCATCGAGGAGTCCGGGCCGGACGCGCTCGGCTCCTTCCTCGCCACCGGCGCCGCCTTCGACCCGGCCGGGCGCACCGCCGGCACCCGCCTGCTGCGGGCACTCGGCTCGCGCAGCGCGTACTCCTCGGCGACGGTCGACACGCCGGGCAAGCCGCTCGTCGCGGAGCTGATGGGCGGCTACCCGGGCCTGATCCCCGCCGTCGACCACGACCACGCGACGCTCGCGCTGTTCGTCGGCACCAACCCCGTCGTGTCGCACGGGCACCTCAACGCGCTGCCGATGCCGACCGCCCGCCTGCGGCGGCTCGCCGAGCGCGGCGAGGTCTGGGTGATCGACCCCCGCCGCACGGAGACCGCGAAGCTCGCCACCCGCCACCTGGCGGTCCGGCCCGGCACCGACCACGCCGTGCTCGCCTTCCTCGTCCGGGAGCTGCTGCCCGAGGGCGCCGACGCCGCGTACCTCGACGCGCACGCCGAGGGCGTCGACGAGCTGGCCTCCGCCGTCGCGCCGTTCGACCGCGACACGGCCGCGGCGCTCGCCGGGGTGCCCGCCGACGACCTCGACGACCTGCTGGCCGCCGTGCGCCGCCACGGCAGGATCGCCGGGCAGACCGGCACCGGCGTGTCCATGTCGGCCACGGCGAACGTGACGGAGTGGCTGCTGTGGGCGCTGCACGTCGTCACCGGGTCCTACGACCGCGAGGGCGGGATGTGGTTCCACCCCGGCTTCCTCACCCAGCTCGACCGCCGCCGGCTCCCGCACTCCGACGGCTCCGCCGCCCCCGGTCCGCGCTCGCGCCCGGAGCTGCCCGGCCGCTACGGCGAGTACCCCGCCGCGGCGCTGGCCGACGAGATCGAGGCGGGGAACCTGCGCGCGCTGCTGGTCGGCGGGGGCAACCCGATGCTCGCGCTCCCCCAGCCGGAGCGGGTGTCCGCGGCGCTGTCCCGGCTCGACGTGCTCGCCGTCGTCGACGTGCTGCCCTCCGCCACCACCGCGCTCGCGACCCACCTGCTGCCCGCCGCGGGCCAGCTCGAGCGCGCCGACCTGCCGCTGTTCGTCGACCGCTACGTGCCGCAGGTGAGCACCCAGTACACCGCCGCCGTCGTCGCGCCGGCCGCGCAGCGGCGGCCGATGTGGTGGGTGTTCGCCCAGCTGGGGCGCCGGCTCGGCGTCGACGTGCTGCCCGCGGGACTGGACCCCGACACGGCCACCGACGACGACGTGCTGGCCGCGATCGGCGGGCGCGGGCGGGTCGGGTTCGACGCGCTGCGCGCGGCCGACGGCCCGGTCCTCGCCGAGCGCGCGGTCTACGGCTGGGTCACCGACCAGCTGCCCGGCGGCCGGTGGCGGCTCGCTCCCCCGGCGCTGGTCGCGCAGCTCGCCGCCGCCCCGCTCGTCCCGGCCGGGCCCGGCGCGCTGCGCCTGATCCCGCGCCGCCAGATCCGGCACCTGAACTCGCAGCTCACCGACGACGGCGGGGCGCGGACCGGCCGCGAGGCGGCGGCCGCCGGGCTGCACCCGGCCGACGCGGGCGACCTCGGGATCGCCGACGGCGACCTGGTGGAGCTGCGCAGCGCCCACGGGAGCCTGCGCTGCGTGGCGCAGGTGGACGACAGCCTGCGCCGCGGCGCGGTCGCCGTGCCGCACGGCTGGGGCGCGCCCGCGGTCGGCGCGCTGACCTCCGACCGGGCCGACGTCGACCCGCTGACCGGGATGCCGCTGCTC